One Caenibius sp. WL genomic window, GCGCCCGCCCGCACGATGCCGCCGGCCAGCGACACGGAGGCCTGGCGCAAGGCTATCGCCGCCACCGATGCGATGATGGTGCAATACTTCGCCGGGCTGGACGAAGCGGGGGCCGTTTCCGAAACGGCCACGGTGGGCGGCGTCACCTGTCACCGGGTGCGGCCTGCCGGGCATCAGGCGTCCGACCGCCGGATCTATCTCGATATCCATGGCGGCGGGCTGGTTTTCGGGGCGGGGGAATTCGCCCGTCTGGGCGCGGTGCGCGTGGCCAATCTGCATCGGGTGGAAACGATCGCGGCCGATTACCGCATGCCGCCCGATCACCCCTATCCCGCCGCGCTTGACGATTGCGTGGCGGTCTATGCCGAACTGGTGGCGCGGCACGGGGCCGGGAACGTGGTGATCGGCGGATCGTCCGCCGGGGGCAATCTCGCCGCCGCGCTGCTGCTGCGGGCCCGCGATGAAGGGCTGCCGATGCCCGCCGGGCTGGTGCTGCTGACGCCCGAAGTGGACCTGACCGAAAGCGGGGACAGTTTCGAAACGCTGCTCGGGCTCGATCCGGTGCTGAAATCCCGCCTGACGGACAGCATCGCACTCTATGCTGATGGGCACCCGCTGGACGATCCCTATCTTTCGCCGCTGTTCGGCGATCTGGCGGGCTTCCCGCCCACTTTGCTGCAATCGGGCACGCGCGATCTGTTCCTGTCGAACACCGTGCGGATGCATCGCCGCATGCGCGATGCGGGGGTGGCGGCCGAACTGCACGTGTTCGAGGCGATGCCGCACGGCAGCTTCATGGGCGCGCCCGAAGATGCCGGGATGCAGCGGGAACTGGCGGGCTTTGTCGCCCGTTGCTGGCAATCGTGATAAGCTGCCCGGCCTGACGGGTGACGAAAAGGCGGCGCGCCGATGCCGCCGGAGAGGAGAATACGATGATCCGGATTGCCTTGCCTGACAGCGATGGAGCCGATCCCTACGGCTATGCCGCGCGCACTCATGCGACGGAAATCATGGCGGCGGCGGCGGCCTTTTCGAAAGCGGTGTATCAGCACTCGCGCCTGCCGCTGCGCGAATTCGAAGGCGCCCGCGCGCGCATCGCGCAGATCAACGGCTGCCTGATCTGCCAGCAGTTCCGCGCCGCGCGCGATGTGCAGGCGATGTTCGCCGCCACCGGGCAGCGCCCCGCGCATCTGGTGTCTGACAACGGCCCCGCCCCGGACGAGGCGTTCTATGGCGCGGTGGCCGAATGGCGCACCTCGCCGCTGTTCAGCCCGCGCGAAAAGCTGGCGATCGAATATGCCGAACGCTTTGCCGAGGAGCCCAAGGTTCTGGCCGATGATGAGGCGTTCTGGGAACGCGCCCATGCGCTCTATTCCGATGCCGAGCTGGTCGACCTGTCGCACTGCGTCGCCGCGTGGATGGGGCTGGGGCGCGTGGCGCATGTGCTGGGATTCGATAGTGTGTGCCTGCCGTTTTCGCAAGCCGCCGAATAGGGCCGGAAACAGGGCCGGCGGCGTAAGCAGGGTCGTGATACCATAACAGGAGGAAAGCATGAGTGAGGGCAGGCTGGCCGGGCGCGCCGCGCTGGTGACAGGCGCGGCGGACGGGGTGGGGCGCGGCATCGCGATCCGTTTCGTACAGGAAGGCGCCGCCGTGGTGGTGGCCGATTTCGACGAGGAACGCGGCCGCCAGGTGACGGAGGAATTGCGCGCCATGGGCGGCAGGGCCGAATTCTATGCCTGCGACGTGACGATCAAGGAACGCGTCGTCGGCGCGGTGCAAGCCTGCGTCGATCATTTCGGATCGATCGATATCCTGGTCAACAACGCCTATCGCGGCAGTTCGATGATCCGCATCGAGCAGAAGGACGACGAGACGTTCGAAACCGCGATGAAAATGAATCTCTACGCGGTCAAATGGACGATGGAGGCGGCCCTGCCGCATATGCGCGGGCAGCATTGGGGGCGGGTGATCAACATGGGCTCGCTCAACGGTGTCAACGCGCACATGGGCTCTGCCGATTACAACGCCAGCAAGGAAGCCCTGCGCGCCTACACCCGCTCCGCCGCGCGCGAATGGGCGGGCTATGGCATCTGCGCCAATATCATCTGCCCGGCTGCCATTTCCGCCGCCTATCGCCGGTTCGTCGAAAGCGCGCCCGATGTCGCCGCCGCCACCAATGCGGCCAATCCGATGGGGCGCATGGGCGATCCGGAAAAGGATATCGGCGGCGTGGCGGTGTTCCTCGCCAGCGAAGACGCGCGCTATCTGACGGGCAACACGCTGTTCGTCGATGGCGGGGCGCATATCAACGGGGCAGGCTGGGCGCCCGATCTCGGCCCCGATAGCTGACCTGGATAGCTGGGCAGAGTGGTTGCCTGAAGGGCTAACCCACCCCGCTCGGCCTGAGCCTGTCGAAGGCTGCACGTAACGGCAGCCTCTCACTCTGAACAGCTCCTTGCCACACCTTGCGCGCGTGGCCTTCGACAGGCTCAGGCCGAGCGGAGGTTGGTGGTGTGGGAGCAGTCATGAGCGCCGCGGGCAAATCATGCTTGCAAGATTCGATCGCCAAAGCAAACGGCCCGCCTCCATCGGGGGCGGGCCGTTTGCGGCAGGCGCGGCGATCGGCCGGCGCCGGGCGCCCGTTCAGGCGGCTTCGGCGCTCTGGTCCGGATCGCGCAGGACATAGCCGCGCCCCCAGACCGTTTCGATGTAGTTTTCGCCATCGCAGGCCAGGCTCAGCTTCTTGCGCAGCTTGCAGATGAACACGTCGATGATCTTGAGTTCCGGCTCGTCCATCCCGCCATAGAGGTGGTTGAGAAACATTTCCTTGGTCAGCGTCGTGCCCTTGCGCAGCGAAAGCAGTTCCAGCATCGCGTATTCCTTGCCCGTCAGGTGCACGCGCGCGGCGTTCACTTCCACCGTCTTGGCATCGAGATTGACCGAAAGCTTGCCGGTGCGGATGACCGATTGCGAATGCCCCTTGGACCGGCGCACCACCGCGTGGATGCGGGCGATCAGCTCTTCTCGGTGGAAAGGCTTGGTCACGTAATCGTCAGCCCCGAAGCCGAAGC contains:
- a CDS encoding alpha/beta hydrolase gives rise to the protein MTDRDTQDGVTLAERTIPWPRSLSPAAVAFLQASHAAPARTMPPASDTEAWRKAIAATDAMMVQYFAGLDEAGAVSETATVGGVTCHRVRPAGHQASDRRIYLDIHGGGLVFGAGEFARLGAVRVANLHRVETIAADYRMPPDHPYPAALDDCVAVYAELVARHGAGNVVIGGSSAGGNLAAALLLRARDEGLPMPAGLVLLTPEVDLTESGDSFETLLGLDPVLKSRLTDSIALYADGHPLDDPYLSPLFGDLAGFPPTLLQSGTRDLFLSNTVRMHRRMRDAGVAAELHVFEAMPHGSFMGAPEDAGMQRELAGFVARCWQS
- a CDS encoding SDR family oxidoreductase; its protein translation is MSEGRLAGRAALVTGAADGVGRGIAIRFVQEGAAVVVADFDEERGRQVTEELRAMGGRAEFYACDVTIKERVVGAVQACVDHFGSIDILVNNAYRGSSMIRIEQKDDETFETAMKMNLYAVKWTMEAALPHMRGQHWGRVINMGSLNGVNAHMGSADYNASKEALRAYTRSAAREWAGYGICANIICPAAISAAYRRFVESAPDVAAATNAANPMGRMGDPEKDIGGVAVFLASEDARYLTGNTLFVDGGAHINGAGWAPDLGPDS
- the ctrA gene encoding response regulator transcription factor CtrA, yielding MRVLLIEDEPSTARAIELMLTAEGLNVYSTDLGEEGLDLGKLYDYDIILLDLNLPDMHGYDVLKNLRVAKVETPVLILSGIAEMDSKIRSFGFGADDYVTKPFHREELIARIHAVVRRSKGHSQSVIRTGKLSVNLDAKTVEVNAARVHLTGKEYAMLELLSLRKGTTLTKEMFLNHLYGGMDEPELKIIDVFICKLRKKLSLACDGENYIETVWGRGYVLRDPDQSAEAA